From Ipomoea triloba cultivar NCNSP0323 chromosome 5, ASM357664v1, the proteins below share one genomic window:
- the LOC116020792 gene encoding uncharacterized protein LOC116020792 — protein sequence MSGRGDDSDSDAPEEFTSLQGIEQDEEIRKVERENKARVVREAKERRRKWAEKLTPRPTLNDESIEDATESEQPLESKDTRGMLPDNIVQLLVAREKKVFSSDSEEEEPKKRASSKKKRPKKSGLEPVILKEIPPPQCLENSLDFLKKRKMQVSRSSAVLNNSSQALRLLSKTGLLSNK from the exons ATGTCGGGACGAGGAGACGATAGTGACTCTGATGCCCCCGAGGAATTCACTTCCTTACAGGGCATCGAGCAGGACGAGGAGATAAGAAAAGTTGAAAGAGAGAATAAGGCCAG AGTTGTTCGTGAAGCAAAAGAGCGGCGCAGAAAATGGGCTGAGAAGTTAACTCCACGGCCTACACTTAATGATGAAAGCATAGAAGATGCAACAGAATCTGAACAGCCTCTGGAGTCCAAGGATACTAGAGGAATGTTGCCAGATAACATTGTACAACTGCTGGTGGCTCGTGAGAA GAAAGTTTTCTCATCGGACTCTGAGGAAGAGGAACCTAAGAAAAGGGCGAGCTCCAAAAAGAAAAGGCCTAAGAAATCCGG GCTAGAACCTGTTATTCTGAAGGAGATACCACCTCCCCAGTGCTTAGAGAACTCGCTGGATTTCTTGAAGAAACGGAAGATGCAAGTCTCGAGATCATCTGCTGTTTTGAATAATTCTAGTCAAGCACTGCGCCTTCTTTCTAAAACCGGCTTGTTATCTAACAAATGA